One segment of Meriones unguiculatus strain TT.TT164.6M chromosome 3, Bangor_MerUng_6.1, whole genome shotgun sequence DNA contains the following:
- the Atpsckmt gene encoding ATP synthase subunit C lysine N-methyltransferase isoform X2 has translation MERGEMPEEERQSGRVLPTSLESENLKKSNWGFLLTGIIGGALVTVYAVATPFITPALRKVCLPFVPATSKQIENVVKMLQHRRGSLVDIGSGDGRIVIAAAKEGFPAVGYELNPWLVWYSRYRAWREGVHGSAKFYISDLWKVTFAQYSNVVIFGVPQMMPQLEKKLELELEDDARVIACRFPFPHWTPDYTAGEGIDTVWAYDMSAFRGRGKRARACMHHPAELHGGS, from the exons ATGGAGAGAGGAG AAATGCCTGAGGAAGAAAGGCAGTCGGGCCGTGTTCTTCCTACAAGTCTGGAATCAGAGAATTTGAAGAAGAGCAATTGGGGGTTCTTGCTTACTGGGATCATTGGTGGTGCCCTGGTGACAGTGTATGCTGTGGCTACACCATTCATCACACCGGCCCTCCGCAAGGTTTGTTTGCCGTTTGTGCCTGCAACTTCCAAGCAGATTGAAAATGTCGTGAAGATGTTGCAGCACCGAAGAGGATCCCTGGTGGACATCGGCAGTGGCGATGGGCGGATT GTGATTGCAGCTGCAAAGGAAGGATTCCCAGCTGTGGGCTATGAACTGAATCCATGGCTGGTTTGGTACTCCAGATACCGTGCCTGGAGGGAAGGTGTGCATGGCTCTGCCAAGTTTTATATTTCAGATTTGTGGAAG GTCACCTTTGCACAGTACTCCAATGTTGTTATTTTTGGTGTGCCTCAGATG ATGCCACAGCTGGAGAAGAAACTTGAGCTTGAACTTGAGGACGATGCTAGAGTTATTGCCTGCCGATTCCCTTTCCCACACTGGACTCCAGACTACACTGCTGGAGAGGGCATTGACACTGTGTGGGCATATGACATGAGCGCTTTCAGAGGACGGGGTAAGAGGGCCAGAGCATGCATGCATCATCCAGCAGAGCTTCATGGAGGCAGCTGA
- the Atpsckmt gene encoding ATP synthase subunit C lysine N-methyltransferase isoform X4, which translates to MERGEMPEEERQSGRVLPTSLESENLKKSNWGFLLTGIIGGALVTVYAVATPFITPALRKVCLPFVPATSKQIENVVKMLQHRRGSLVDIGSGDGRIVTFAQYSNVVIFGVPQMMPQLEKKLELELEDDARVIACRFPFPHWTPDYTAGEGIDTVWAYDMSAFRGRGKRARACMHHPAELHGGS; encoded by the exons ATGGAGAGAGGAG AAATGCCTGAGGAAGAAAGGCAGTCGGGCCGTGTTCTTCCTACAAGTCTGGAATCAGAGAATTTGAAGAAGAGCAATTGGGGGTTCTTGCTTACTGGGATCATTGGTGGTGCCCTGGTGACAGTGTATGCTGTGGCTACACCATTCATCACACCGGCCCTCCGCAAGGTTTGTTTGCCGTTTGTGCCTGCAACTTCCAAGCAGATTGAAAATGTCGTGAAGATGTTGCAGCACCGAAGAGGATCCCTGGTGGACATCGGCAGTGGCGATGGGCGGATT GTCACCTTTGCACAGTACTCCAATGTTGTTATTTTTGGTGTGCCTCAGATG ATGCCACAGCTGGAGAAGAAACTTGAGCTTGAACTTGAGGACGATGCTAGAGTTATTGCCTGCCGATTCCCTTTCCCACACTGGACTCCAGACTACACTGCTGGAGAGGGCATTGACACTGTGTGGGCATATGACATGAGCGCTTTCAGAGGACGGGGTAAGAGGGCCAGAGCATGCATGCATCATCCAGCAGAGCTTCATGGAGGCAGCTGA
- the Atpsckmt gene encoding ATP synthase subunit C lysine N-methyltransferase isoform X3 gives MERGEMPEEERQSGRVLPTSLESENLKKSNWGFLLTGIIGGALVTVYAVATPFITPALRKVCLPFVPATSKQIENVVKMLQHRRGSLVDIGSGDGRIVSYVKRLKVIAAAKEGFPAVGYELNPWLVWYSRYRAWREGVHGSAKFYISDLWKMPQLEKKLELELEDDARVIACRFPFPHWTPDYTAGEGIDTVWAYDMSAFRGRGKRARACMHHPAELHGGS, from the exons ATGGAGAGAGGAG AAATGCCTGAGGAAGAAAGGCAGTCGGGCCGTGTTCTTCCTACAAGTCTGGAATCAGAGAATTTGAAGAAGAGCAATTGGGGGTTCTTGCTTACTGGGATCATTGGTGGTGCCCTGGTGACAGTGTATGCTGTGGCTACACCATTCATCACACCGGCCCTCCGCAAGGTTTGTTTGCCGTTTGTGCCTGCAACTTCCAAGCAGATTGAAAATGTCGTGAAGATGTTGCAGCACCGAAGAGGATCCCTGGTGGACATCGGCAGTGGCGATGGGCGGATTGTGAGTTATGTCAAACGCTTGAAG GTGATTGCAGCTGCAAAGGAAGGATTCCCAGCTGTGGGCTATGAACTGAATCCATGGCTGGTTTGGTACTCCAGATACCGTGCCTGGAGGGAAGGTGTGCATGGCTCTGCCAAGTTTTATATTTCAGATTTGTGGAAG ATGCCACAGCTGGAGAAGAAACTTGAGCTTGAACTTGAGGACGATGCTAGAGTTATTGCCTGCCGATTCCCTTTCCCACACTGGACTCCAGACTACACTGCTGGAGAGGGCATTGACACTGTGTGGGCATATGACATGAGCGCTTTCAGAGGACGGGGTAAGAGGGCCAGAGCATGCATGCATCATCCAGCAGAGCTTCATGGAGGCAGCTGA
- the Atpsckmt gene encoding ATP synthase subunit C lysine N-methyltransferase isoform X1 has protein sequence MERGEMPEEERQSGRVLPTSLESENLKKSNWGFLLTGIIGGALVTVYAVATPFITPALRKVCLPFVPATSKQIENVVKMLQHRRGSLVDIGSGDGRIVSYVKRLKVIAAAKEGFPAVGYELNPWLVWYSRYRAWREGVHGSAKFYISDLWKVTFAQYSNVVIFGVPQMMPQLEKKLELELEDDARVIACRFPFPHWTPDYTAGEGIDTVWAYDMSAFRGRGKRARACMHHPAELHGGS, from the exons ATGGAGAGAGGAG AAATGCCTGAGGAAGAAAGGCAGTCGGGCCGTGTTCTTCCTACAAGTCTGGAATCAGAGAATTTGAAGAAGAGCAATTGGGGGTTCTTGCTTACTGGGATCATTGGTGGTGCCCTGGTGACAGTGTATGCTGTGGCTACACCATTCATCACACCGGCCCTCCGCAAGGTTTGTTTGCCGTTTGTGCCTGCAACTTCCAAGCAGATTGAAAATGTCGTGAAGATGTTGCAGCACCGAAGAGGATCCCTGGTGGACATCGGCAGTGGCGATGGGCGGATTGTGAGTTATGTCAAACGCTTGAAG GTGATTGCAGCTGCAAAGGAAGGATTCCCAGCTGTGGGCTATGAACTGAATCCATGGCTGGTTTGGTACTCCAGATACCGTGCCTGGAGGGAAGGTGTGCATGGCTCTGCCAAGTTTTATATTTCAGATTTGTGGAAG GTCACCTTTGCACAGTACTCCAATGTTGTTATTTTTGGTGTGCCTCAGATG ATGCCACAGCTGGAGAAGAAACTTGAGCTTGAACTTGAGGACGATGCTAGAGTTATTGCCTGCCGATTCCCTTTCCCACACTGGACTCCAGACTACACTGCTGGAGAGGGCATTGACACTGTGTGGGCATATGACATGAGCGCTTTCAGAGGACGGGGTAAGAGGGCCAGAGCATGCATGCATCATCCAGCAGAGCTTCATGGAGGCAGCTGA
- the Cct5 gene encoding T-complex protein 1 subunit epsilon, whose product MASVGTLAFDEYGRPFLIIKDQDRKSRLMGLEALKSHIMAAKAVANTMRTSLGPNGLDKMMVDKDGDVTVTNDGATILSMMDVDHQIAKLMVELSKSQDDEIGDGTTGVVVLAGALLEEAEQLLDRGIHPIRIADGYEQAARIAIEHLDSISDSVLVDKHEPEPLIQTAKTTLGSKVVNSCHRQMAEIAVNAVLTVADMERRDVDFELIKVEGKVGGRLEDTKLIKGVIVDKDFSHPQMPKKVENAKIAILTCPFEPPKPKTKHKLDVTSVEDYKALQKYEKEKFEEMIEQIKKTGANLAICQWGFDDEANHLLLQNGLPAVRWVGGPEIELIAIATGGRIVPRFSELTSEKLGFAGVVREISFGTTKDKMLVIEQCKNSRAVTIFIRGGNKMIIEEAKRSLHDALCVIRNLIRDNRVVYGGGAAEISCALAVSQEADKCPTLEQYAMRAFADALEVIPMALAENSGMNPIQTMTEVRAKQVKESNPALGIDCLHKGTNDMQYQHVIETLIGKKQQISLATQMVRMILKIDDIRKPGESEE is encoded by the exons ATGGCGTCCGTAGGGACCCTCGCCTTCGATGAGTATGGGCGCCCCTTCCTTATTATCAAAGACCAAGATCGCAAGTCCCGTCTTATGGGGCTTGAGGCCCTCAAG tCTCACATCATGGCTGCAAAAGCTGTAGCAAACACAATGAGAACATCACTGGGACCAAACG GGTTGGATAAGATGATGGTTGATAAGGATGGCGATGTGACTGTAACAAATGATGGTGCTACTATTTTAAGTATGATGGATGTTGATCATCAGATTGCTAAGCTGATGGTTGAACTGTCCAAATCCCAGGATGATGAAATTGGAGATGGAACCACAGGAGTTGTTG TCCTAGCTGGTGCCTTGTTGGAAGAAGCTGAGCAGCTGCTGGACCGAGGCATCCACCCAATCAGAATTGCTGACGGCTACGAACAGGCTGCCCGGATTGCTATAGAGCACCTGGACAGCATCAGCGATAGTGTGCTTGTTGACAAGCATGAGCCTGAACCCCTGATTCAAACTGCAAAAACCACGCTGGGCTCCAAAGT GGTTAACAGCTGTCACCGACAAATGGCTGAAATTGCTGTGAATGCCGTCCTCACAGTGGCAGATATGGAGCGGAGAGATGTTGACTTTGAGCTCATCAAAGTGGAAGGCAAAGTGGGTGGGAGGCTGGAGGACACCAAACTTATAAAGGGTGTGATTGTGGATAAGGACTTCAGTCACCCACAGATGCCGAAA AAAGTGGAAAATGCTAAGATTGCAATCCTCACATGTCCATTTGAGCCACCTAAACCAAAGACAAAGCACAAGCTGGACGTGACCTCTGTGGAGGACTACAAAGCCCTGCAAAAATACGAAAAGGAGAAATTTGAAGAGATGATTGAACAG ATTAAAAAAACTGGTGCTAACCTAGCTATTTGCCAGTGGGGCTTTGATGATGAAGCCAATCATTTACTTCTTCAGAACGGCCTGCCTGCAGTTCGCTGGGTAGGAGGACCTGAGATTGAG CTGATCGCCATTGCAACAGGAGGACGTATTGTCCCAAGGTTCTCGGAGCTCACCTCTGAGAAGCTGGGCTTTGCTGGTGTGGTGCGGGAAATCTCATTTGGcactacaaaagacaaaatgctgGTCATTGAGCAGTGTAAGAATTCTAGAGCTGTGACCATTTTCATCAGAGGAGGAAACAAGATG ATCATTGAAGAAGCAAAACGATCCCTCCATGATGCCCTGTGTGTCATCCGGAACCTCATCCGAGACAACCGTGTTGTGTATGGAGGAGGGGCAGCCGAAATATCCTGTGCCCTGGCAGTCAGTCAAGAGGCAGATAAG TGCCCAACTTTGGAACAATATGCCATGAGAGCTTTTGCAGACGCCTTGGAGGTCATCCCCATGGCCCTTGCAGAAAACAGTGGCATGAATCCCATCCAGACCATGACTGAAGTTAGAGCCAAACAAGTGAAGGAGTCCAACCCTGCTCTGGGGATCGACTGTTTGCACAAGGGCACCAACG atatGCAGTATCAGCATGTCATAGAAACCTTGATTGGCAAAAAGCAGCAGATCTCTCTTGCCACACAGATGGTTAGAATGATTCTGAAGATTGATGACATCCGTAAGCCTGGAGAATCTGAAGAATAA